Sequence from the Acidimicrobiia bacterium genome:
CGGGTCCAACCTGGTTCGCCACGTCCTCGACCGGGATGCCGACGCCGTGGTCACCAACCTCGACCTGCTCACGTATGCCGGGGTGGAGGCCACCGTCGCCGAGTTGGACCAGATCGAGCGACACACCTTCGTCCGCGGGGACGTGCGCGACGTCGAGGTCGTCGACCGGCTGATGAAGGATGCCGACCTGGTGGTGCACTGCGCCGCCGAGACCCATGTCGACAGGTCGATCACTGGACCGGTCGGCTTCCTCGACACCAATGTGGTCGGAACGGGGGTGGTCGTCGACTCGGCCCGCCGACACGGGGTGCCCCGCTTCGTCCACGTCTCCACCGATGAGGTGTACGGATCGCTCGCCGTCGGCTTCGCTTCGGAGGGGCACAGGCTCGACCCCTCCTCCCCGTACTCCGCCTCCAAGGCCGGCGCCGACCTGCTCGTCGCCTCGTACGCCAGGACCTTCGGCTATCCGGCGATCGTCACCCGCTGCACCAACAACTTCGGCCCCTACCAACACCCGGAGAAGGTGATCCCGCGGTTCGTGACCAACCTCCTCGAGGGCGACAAGGTCCCGCTCTACGGCGACGGGGGCCACGAGAGGGACTGGCTGCACGTGGGTGACCACTGCCGGGCGCTGGCCCTGGTCGCCCGAGAGGGGACGCCCGGTGAGATCTACAACATCGGAGCCGACAACCACCTCACCAACCTGGAGCTCACCCGCCGCATCCTCGCCGCACTGGGCGAGGACGAGTCGATGATCGAGCACGTTCCCGACCGCCCGGGACACGACCGCCGCTACGCAGTCGACTCGTCGAAGGTCCGCGCCCTCGGCTGGCGGCCAGAGCACGACTTCACGGAGCACCTCGAATCCACCATCGACTGGTATCGACGCCGGCGGGACTGGTGGGAGCCGCTGCGGGGGGCATCCCGATGAAGGGCCTGGTCCTTGCCGGGGGCACCGGGTCGCGCCTGCGGCCGATCACGTTCTCGATGGCCAAGCAGCTGATCCCGATCGCCAACAAGCCGATCATCGAGTACGGGCTCGAGCACCTCGCCGACGCCGGGGTGCTCGACGTCGGCGTGGTCGTCTCGCCCGAGACGGGCGGCGCCATCAGGAAGGCTGTGAGCGAGCCGGCGCGACGCCTCGGGCTCGAGCTGGCCTTCATCGTCCAGGGCGAGCCGCTCGGCCTCGCCCACGCCTTGCGCACCGCCCTGCCCTTCGTCGACGGCGACGATTGCCTCATGTACCTGGGCGACAATCTGGTGAAGCGGGGCATCACCGAGGTGGTCACCGAGTTCGAGAGGGAGCGCCCCAACTGCCAGGTGATGCTCTCGCGCGTGGCCAACCCGTCGGCATTCGGGGTGGCCGAGCTGGCGGACGACGGCGCCATCAGGCATCTGGTGGAGAAGCCGATCGACCCCCCTTCGGACCTCGCCCTGGTTGGCGTGTACCTGTTCGACGCCACCATCGCCGAGGCCGTCGAATCCATCGAGCCATCCCCACGCGGGGAGTACGAGATCACCGATGCCATCCAGTATCTGATCGACACCGGACGCAGCGTGAGGGCGTCGATCGTGACCGACTGGTGGAAGGACACCGGCACCCGGGAGGACCTCCTTGCCGCCCAGAGGCTCGTGATCGCCGAGGTCGCACACGATGTGCAGGGTGAGGTCACCGGCAGCCGGATTGAAGGCGGGGTCCACGTCGGCGCGGGTGCTCGCGTCATCGACTCCACCCTTCGGGGCCCGGTGGTGATCGGCGACGGTGCCGAGATCGTGCGAAGCACGATCGGCCCCGAGACCTCGATCGGGGCCCGGTGCCGGATCATCGGAGGTGGGGTCGAGGGTTCGATCGTCATGGAGGATTCCTGCATCGAGGGCTGGCGCATCAGCGCCTCGATCGTGGGCCGGGGGGCCTCGCTCCACGGTGACCCACCCGAGGGCATCGTCACGGTGATGCTCGGCGACCAGTCGGAGATCGCCGGGCCGTGATCGTCGTCACCGGGGGCTCCGGCCAGCTGGGCACCGCCTTCCGGAGCCTGCTTCCCGATGCAGCCTTTCCCGAGCGCGACCTGGTCGACCTCTCGGACCCGGACGACCTGCCCGAGAGGCTCGCCGCTCTGCACCCCACGGTGCTGATCAACTGCGCCGCCTACAACGCCGTCGACCAGGCCGAGAGCGAACCACAGTTGGCGATGACCATCAACGGCACCGCGGTGGGGGTGATGGCCCGCTTCGCCGCCGAGGCCGGCATCGCGTTCGTCACCTTCTCCTCCGACTACGTCTTCGACGGCGAGGCCGACGAGCCCTACCTGGAGTCCTCGCCGACGGCCCCCATCAACGCCTACGGACGCTCCAAGGAGGAGGGCGAAAGGGCCGCCAGGGAGGCAAACGCCGGCGCTCTCGTGGTCCGCACCTCGTGGGTCCTGTCGCGCACGCATGAGAGCTTCTTGACGCGGGTCCTGCGGCTGGCGGCAGGGCCGGGGGCGGAGGTCGTCTCCGATCGGTGGGGCTGTCCGACGCTGGCCGACGACCTGGCGGAGGCCAGCCTTGCCGCTATGAACGCCGGAGCGACCGGGATCCTCCACCTCACCAATACGGGGCCCACCACCTGGTTCGACCTGGCCCGGGAGGCGGCGGCCCTGGCAGGCCTGCGGGAAGGCGTCGTCACCCCGGTTCCGGCGCACCGGCGCGTGGAACCGGCCAGGCGCCCCCGATACGGAGTGCTGGGGTCCGAGAGGGTCGAACCGCTCGGCCTGACACCAGTTCCACCCTGGCGGGAGCGACTGCCCGAAGTCATCTCCGCACTGCGCAGGGCAGGGCTACTCGAACCCTGATCCCTTGGGTTCCCCGTCGCTCCGCCGTCCGCGCCGCTTGAGGCGATCGAGGACCCATCTCAAGGGTCGGGTGAGGCGCCAGATCGTGGACC
This genomic interval carries:
- the rfbB gene encoding dTDP-glucose 4,6-dehydratase gives rise to the protein MSTRWLITGGAGFIGSNLVRHVLDRDADAVVTNLDLLTYAGVEATVAELDQIERHTFVRGDVRDVEVVDRLMKDADLVVHCAAETHVDRSITGPVGFLDTNVVGTGVVVDSARRHGVPRFVHVSTDEVYGSLAVGFASEGHRLDPSSPYSASKAGADLLVASYARTFGYPAIVTRCTNNFGPYQHPEKVIPRFVTNLLEGDKVPLYGDGGHERDWLHVGDHCRALALVAREGTPGEIYNIGADNHLTNLELTRRILAALGEDESMIEHVPDRPGHDRRYAVDSSKVRALGWRPEHDFTEHLESTIDWYRRRRDWWEPLRGASR
- a CDS encoding glucose-1-phosphate thymidylyltransferase, giving the protein MKGLVLAGGTGSRLRPITFSMAKQLIPIANKPIIEYGLEHLADAGVLDVGVVVSPETGGAIRKAVSEPARRLGLELAFIVQGEPLGLAHALRTALPFVDGDDCLMYLGDNLVKRGITEVVTEFERERPNCQVMLSRVANPSAFGVAELADDGAIRHLVEKPIDPPSDLALVGVYLFDATIAEAVESIEPSPRGEYEITDAIQYLIDTGRSVRASIVTDWWKDTGTREDLLAAQRLVIAEVAHDVQGEVTGSRIEGGVHVGAGARVIDSTLRGPVVIGDGAEIVRSTIGPETSIGARCRIIGGGVEGSIVMEDSCIEGWRISASIVGRGASLHGDPPEGIVTVMLGDQSEIAGP
- the rfbD gene encoding dTDP-4-dehydrorhamnose reductase encodes the protein MIVVTGGSGQLGTAFRSLLPDAAFPERDLVDLSDPDDLPERLAALHPTVLINCAAYNAVDQAESEPQLAMTINGTAVGVMARFAAEAGIAFVTFSSDYVFDGEADEPYLESSPTAPINAYGRSKEEGERAAREANAGALVVRTSWVLSRTHESFLTRVLRLAAGPGAEVVSDRWGCPTLADDLAEASLAAMNAGATGILHLTNTGPTTWFDLAREAAALAGLREGVVTPVPAHRRVEPARRPRYGVLGSERVEPLGLTPVPPWRERLPEVISALRRAGLLEP